AAAATTTCAATAATGACTCCGGTTCGGTCCAGCACCGGCACACCGACGGCACGTTCAAGGTTACTCAATTGTGACGGCGACAGGTCACAATCCACGATGACGATCTGCGCCTGCTGATGAGGATGGACAGAATCCTCGCAGGGGTCTTCCGGTTCCTCCTCGACGAAATCCTCAACCTCGTCCGATTCAGCAGCCTCTTGCTTCAAGGCCGCTTTGTGCATCGGTTTTTCAAATGACATCCCGATAGTGCCTGGCCCACCGGTCCACCGGGCCAACTCCGTGAGTTTGCCTTGCCCCAGGACGGTTGAAAACTTCTCGGAGTTCCGTTTTTGAGTCACATGGCCGACCACCTGGTACCCGAGGGTCTTGACGAGACGGGAGAGCTCATGCAGCGAACCATCCAGCTCCTCTCGAGTCACCCCAGGAGTCTGGATCGCCACCAGCACGGCGCGAGATGAGGAGAGAGTCGTCATGGTATCCCGTTCCTTTGTTCTATTGTGAGTGAGAGGCATGTATCTTAACAGGGACGCGCAGGTTTCGCGCAAATTCGGTTCCTTTTACACTGGATCCCCTGGCCATAGCCCCATCACAACATCGACAGAGGCGAGTCAGCAGGCCGGCCTCTCCCTCGACTTCCCGCTATCATACGTATCGATACTGTTTGCAATGCATACGTACGTGTCTTATCGTATAATTAGGAGTAGATCGTCGGCGGCGGCATCCCCCTTCGAGGCGATCTCTGCTTGGTTGTATCCACACACACATGCGATTCATTCGGTTACCACTGCCGCTCGCTCTTCTCATCCTGCTGTGCAGTACCCCCGCCTTTTCGTTCACGGCCTTAGTCGTGTCCGTCAAAGACGGCGACACGATTGAAGTCTTATCGAATGGGCGAGCCACGAAGATTCGTTTACGTGGGATCGACTGCCCCGAGAAACGCCAAGCCTACGGGTACCGGGCCAAACTCGCGACGTCGGTCTTGACCTTTGGACAGGCCGTCACAATCCACCCGCATGAAAAGGATAAGTACGGACGACTCGTTGCCGACGTGATGCTTGCAGATGAGACCAATGTGAACCACATCTTGGTCAAAGACGGCTGGTGCTGGTGGTATCGGAAGTATGCGCCGGATGATATCGTCCTTGAAACATTAGAGACTGAAGCGCGCCAGACCAAACGAGGTCTATGGAACGATCCACACCCCCTCCCACCCTGGGTCTATCGTAAGTTGAAACAGAAGCCACCTGTCGGCGTCTTGGAGCCGCTCCCGTAGCGAGACCCGCAACAGCCTTCTGCCCCCCATTACTTCCCAGACAGGTGTATGACCGCTTGCTCCGCATGTTGTGTCGCAGCATCCGCATGACCCGCCCTCTCCTGCTCAAGGGCCTGTTTCAGCTCGACAATGCCGGCGTCCACATGTGCATCCTTCCCTGCCTTGAACGCATGCTGCAGGGCCGCTTCCGCACTGCTCAGAAATAGGCCCACCTGACCACTTTTGCCATGGTCCGCCGCCTCCTTGGCGAGCTGGACAGCCTCCTGACGGTGCTGCTCTTCGGAACGCACTGCATCGCGACGTGCGATACCGGAGCCGAATACCGACTGCAATGGCAATAGGATGGTCATGATGAGGACCAACAGTGTGGCGAATCTGACACTACACTGCATTGCCGGTTGTATCATTCGCATGTCCCCTTCCCAACCTGAGAGTCTCCGGAGCACCTCCCTGTTCTATCATGAGGAGCGCCTAGAGTTTTGCCGGAGACAGGGCCCACTGACACAGTATGCTTGCCACCTTTACCGTGAAACTGACTGTCGGGGCGTTTCCGGCCAGGTTTCAGTTGGTCA
This portion of the Candidatus Nitrospira nitrosa genome encodes:
- a CDS encoding thermonuclease family protein, giving the protein MRFIRLPLPLALLILLCSTPAFSFTALVVSVKDGDTIEVLSNGRATKIRLRGIDCPEKRQAYGYRAKLATSVLTFGQAVTIHPHEKDKYGRLVADVMLADETNVNHILVKDGWCWWYRKYAPDDIVLETLETEARQTKRGLWNDPHPLPPWVYRKLKQKPPVGVLEPLP
- the smbP gene encoding small metal-binding protein SmbP, encoding MRMIQPAMQCSVRFATLLVLIMTILLPLQSVFGSGIARRDAVRSEEQHRQEAVQLAKEAADHGKSGQVGLFLSSAEAALQHAFKAGKDAHVDAGIVELKQALEQERAGHADAATQHAEQAVIHLSGK